GGGACAGATACGGCTCTTTTTGgtacgggcgggcgggcgggcggggcatTGGAGGCAAACAatgcaaccacaaaaaaaagggcCCGAGCTGGCTTTTGGGTGCCTTTCCCCTCTTTCAATTGCGGCAACCGGGGGCCGTCCGGGAAGGCCAATGCCCACTGGCGTGAGCTCGACACGCCCCGAGCGGGCCGCGCCCCAGGGGCACATTTTTGCGGCGTCGGGCGACAGTCAAAGGACGGCGtggggttgggttagggttagcgaGCGAGCGGGCGGGCTCGGCGCTACGTTTCAAACTGCGTGAGGAGGGCGCGCACTTCGGGCGTCAGCTGCTTGGCGGCGCTGGCGGCCTCGGAGATGGCGCGGCGGTACGGGCCCTTCCTCTTCCTGTCGAAGCGCGACTGGAAGCTCTCCAGAAAGGGCGAGAGCTGCGCCAGCGGCAGGAAGGAGGTGGTGGGCGAGCCGAACCAGGACACGCGCGCCTCCCGACGCCCCGCCCCATTGCCACTGCCTTCGCCAACGCCGTCGGCATTGCCCTCGCCATTGCCCTCGCCATTGCCCTCGCCATTGCCCTCGCCATTGCCCTCGCCATTGCCCTCGCCGTCTCCGTCGGCCCGCCGCGCCACCGTCATGGCCAGGACCCGCGCCGGCCACCAGGGGAAGCCGTAGATCTTGGCCCACACGATGTCGCCCACGCACACCGCGCGCCCGTCCGGCAGTTGACACTTGGACACCGACTTGGACAAGACGGAGGAGGACGAGGTGGACGACGAGGAAGAGGACGACGAGGTGGACGACTTGCGCCGCCGCTTGGGTCGCTCCCCTTCCCCGTGGCCCGCCGAGGGCGGGGGCGAGAGGCCCTCCGAGACGTCGGCCCGCTCGCCCGCGCCCCCCCGTTCCTCCGGGGCGGCGCACAAGGAGGCGGGTGGCGCCACGGAAGGCCACGACAGAGGCTGGGGACCGCCGCGTGCGTCGTCGAGCTCGGCGGGAGAGGAGGGAGGGCGGGCGGAGGGAGGAGGGGGCGAGGGAGGAGGGGGCGAGGGAGGGGCCTGCGACTCGTCGGTACGGTACCTTTGGGGCTTGAGGCGCATTCGAGGCGGCAGGGCGGGGCCGTTCAGGGCGGCGCTCAGCTGCTGGAGCCGCCGCGTGAAGTGGACTTTCTGCAGGGCGGCGGCGCGCGTCAGGGCCTTGCCCCCTCCTTCGCCACTCTGGCCGAGGGAGGGCGCCGTGGGCGGCTCCGAGTTCCTGGATGGCTGCGCGCTCCGCGCCGACCTCTTgcccccgccgccaccgccgccaccgccgccaccgccgtcgtTCCCCTTTGCCGGCGGCGGCGTCTTCTTCGAGTTGAGCTTGAGCCGCGCCGACGACAGGGCGCGCCTGTCGGGGCCACGGTCGCTCCTCAGTCGCTTGACCTCGGCGGACACGGGCCCCTCGGTCGCCTTGCGCCGGCGCGAGGCCTCCTCGGCCCTGGGGTCCGGGGGGCCCACGCGGCGCCCGCCCGTGGCTCCTTTGCATTTGTCGCACAGCACCTGTCGCGGGCGCAGCTTGATGGCGTTCATGATGGAAGTGGGCTCCTCGCAGCGGTAGCGACGCTTGGGTCGCTTGATCTTGCGGGGCGGCGGCTGAGGTAAGGCCTGGTTGTAAGTGTCCCTGATGAAGAGCGGCGGGGGGTACGGCGCCCCCTCCTGAAAGAGCGGCGGCTCCTTGGGCGGGCGGGGAGGCGCCGCGTCCTCTTGGCCCGCCGCTTCCGGCTCGGGGGACGCCGCCCTCCGAGCGCCGTCGCGGCGAGGCGGAAACGGCGTGACGGGAATCCCGTAGGGTCCGAACCTGAGGGCGACACCGAGCTCTTAGTAAGCCAGAGACGGAACGGAAAACGGAGAAAGCACGCGGCGACAGCGGAGGCAATAGTCCGCGCCGGCCGGGatggacggggggggggggggggggcggacgTCCGATCCGTTTTGAGCCCTCCAAACGTATTGGAACTCTGTCACCGTCTATGGCATCCCTCTGTGAAAGGAGGCCTTCGAAGGCCCTCTTCTTACTCGGACAGGTGAAggtgggttagggtttagcccCAAACTACCCACCGAGACAAAAACTAACGAAGGAAGACGCGGCCGCGTGACGGTTTACAGAGCAAGGCTGAggtttagggggggggggggttgttagTGCAAGATTCGGAGTGGAAGCCTAAGCCTAAGCACGAGCCGCAACGGCAGCGAGTGAGTTGGAAACAAAGTCACTTTTACGCAGCTCGGAGCTGAACGTGGCGTCGGTACCTTTTGGAAACGTCCATGAGGACCCCGGAGAAGAGTTTCTCGCCCAGCCGGAAGGAGACAACCAGCGCGTCGTCGATGACGTGGTCCAAAGACACCCGGACTTCGGAGCCCAGGCTCAAATTCAGGTCCTGCGCCTGCACTTGGACACCGCCGACGAGCCGCGGAAGACAGGAAGTGTCCGCCGAGGGCGAGGCCGAGGCTTGGGCCGGCTTGACGTCGGGCTCCGAGGATCCTCGACGCGGGCCCCCACCCTCCTCCGGAACGTCCGAAATGGCGTCCTGGCCGACGGCCGCGTAGGCTCGACCTCGCTCGGCGCCGTCGGTGCTCGGttccgccgcctccgccgcggACAGGCCGGCCTCGGCGCCGGCCGGAGGCGGCGGGGCCGGGAAGGAGTGGAGGAAGACGGCGGACGAGGAGGGCTTGGGctgcgcggcggcggcggcgacgaccatgctgctgctgctgctgctactggCAATTGTGGTGGTGCTCCGCTGGGCCGTCTGCGCCGAGCCGCCTACCCCGGGAGACAGTCGCTCAGCACAGCTACGGTTCGGCGTGACTTGATCGCCAGGTGCCTCATCTTGGACTTTTCCCGGCTCCCGCTGCAGCTCCGGCTTCGCGGTTAGCCCGACATGGCGGCTCTCCTCCCCGTCTGCGTACTCGCCGTCTTCTGCAGCGAGGCCGCAGAGCTCGGCGGCCGACTCGGCCTCGGCCTCCGGCGCTTCTTCTGGTACTGGCCCCGACCCCGGCTCCGGCGAGCCGTCGTCGCTCGTCGCCGGAGCCGTCGAGCGAATGGCCGCAGCTCCTGGCTCGGTGGCCACGGCCGCCATTTTCTTCCGCTATGCGAGGCGAGCGAGCGCCGCCCCGCCTCCCCACACAAAGGTTCGGTGATTGGCGCTGTGTATTTGGCCGCGCCAGCTGTCCGTCAAACGTCAGGCCGTTGCGATTGGCCCGAGATTGCGGAAGCGCCCCTCCTTCGCCGAGATCTTCGTCTCGAGTCCAAACAAAACCTCGGGCGGGTGGCTGGCTGCCTTCCTGCCTGCCTGCTTGCCTATTGATCGATTGACTGAAAGAGTCACTTAGACGGTCGGACGCCGGGAGACGCCCAACCAGCCTATTTATCATTGTGAGTTGAAATAaactcaaagaaaaacaaataaataataattcaaaagaaaaaaacgtgtTCATCTATTGTCTGGCATAAATACATGTTTCATTTCATTGGCACAATCCTTATCCAAAACACATTGGATCAGGAACTTTACTCTCCAAGCCAATAGAGATGAACATCATGGCCGTGGTTGTCTTGCAATTCAAATAAATGGCCAGAACAGGTTTCGGCGACAATGTCAATTGGTGGCCCATCAATTCTTTAGTCAGTCAAGAGGAGTAAATAGAAAGAAGGACCAATGCCAATCACTCCATCTTCTTCAACATTTTAATGACAGATGGCAGAAAAAGGGAGCCTGGTGAACTTGCACGGACACTCAACGGGAACACCCGGCAAACACCATGTGGAGTCAAAGAAATCCAAGAAAAAGGCGCTCCGTCAAAAGCAAACATTTGCCGTTTGGTCGACCAGTAGGCCAGTGGGAGGCCAGTAGAAGGCCATTGGGATTTTTGCCTCCGAACCGTGCCGCCGTCAGTCTGGCCGGCCGGCGCTTGACTTGGCGTCAAAGCTCGCTTTTCTCTCAGAGGCCTCAAGTGGGTCGGCGCTTCCCGGGGGCGGCGCCCCTCGGAGGCCACGGGGCGCACGCGCGCACGCGGGAGTTGCTCCAAAGGGCCGTGCGCTTACCTCGCGCGCCAACACCCGTCATTCGGAAGAAGAGGAGGCCTCTTTCTCAGCCCACTTTGGCCCAGCCCACAAAGGCGGGGATGTCTCGCACGGGGACGTTGCGCGTCAGCGCTTTGACGCGCAGGTTGCGGTCGTCCGTCAGCAGGACCACCTCCCGCTGAAGTCGCACCGTCCCGTCTGAaagcgagggagggagggagggagggaggataaGGGCGTTTGGCTATTACAAGGACCCGTCCAAAATGGAATTATCATCATTGAAAGTATATCGGCCGGCCGGATCATTTGACCACGACGGTTAGCTTTTACATTGTCCGTTTGTTATATGGCCGGACAAACGGGAGGGCTGAGGCTTACTTTTTTGATCGGGCATAAAGTCTTTGGCCTTATCCTGGCAGTAGTGGAGGCAGCAGGACAGGATGACGTCATCGTTGTTTCCCTGAGGATAGAAAgcaccgggggggggggggcgaggcGCCTTTGTGAGTCTGGGCGTGTGCACTCGTCTTATTTTCGGGTCAGGAGGAAAAGGGATCCTTCTTTCCGACCTGCTGCCCCGACGTGTCCTCGCTGCGGAAGGCGATGGACTCCAGCTGGCTCCCCCGGCTGGTCAGCGCCCGCAGGCGGGGCTCGCGGGCCTCGAAAGCCTCCTCCAGGAAGAGCACGGCCCGGCGGGCTTTCTCCTGGACGCCACGCACGTAggctccgcctcctcccccGGAAGCATCCTGGCCTTTGGCCAGGCCGTCCAGCTCCGTGATCACTGTGGAGATAAAGAATGAGCCGTCCCTTCCTATTTTCCGGGTGGAGACTCAAAATAACGCCGATGTTGCTTTGTTGTTGTTCCCAACTCACCGATGAGGGGCACCACCACGATATAGCTCCCGCAGCGGAGGAGAGCCTGCAGCGCCGCCAAGTGGTCGATGAAGCCGTTGGTGTCGGGGACCAGGAAGAGAGGCCGCACCTCCAGCTGCAGCTGACGGCTGGTACGCAGCACCGCCTGAAAGGGAAGGGCTCGACGGGGTCACAATTCCACGGCGGCAGAGGTTTAGGGGCCGACGGAACGTGCACGGGCCGACGGAACGTGCACGGGCCGCCTCCAGTCTTTTACTTCGATTTTCTGCTGGCGCTTCTGCTGCTGCGCCAGCTCGTTGGCGAGAGCGTGGCGGCGCGCCTTGAGAAGTTTGATGTCGCTGGGGCCGTCTTCCGCCGTggcgtcgtcctcctcctcctcgtcatcttctccgtcctcctcctccgacGACTCGGCCGACGCCTCGTCGCCCTGGCCGGAGCCGCGGTGAACGTCGGCGTCGTCGGCAAACGCCGAACAAATGGGGCGCTCGCTGACCTCTTTGTCCGACGGCGAGTGGCGCCCGGCGTCCGGGGAGGCGGCGCCGGGCGGGCTCGGGGCCACCGAGACGTATTTGCCGCCCTTGAAGGCCAGCAGGGGCTCTTCCTGGCCGCAGAGCGCCTCCAAGAAGTACTTGAGCACCGTCACCCGTTTGCAGTCGGCGGCGATGGCCTGGGGGGCGGGCGGAGAGACGGCGGTAGCCAGGCGGAGAGCGTGAGGCGCCGACAAAAGTGTGACGCGCCGCGGGCCCCTCTGTGCCGGGAGCCTACCGTGTCGGCGCGGCGGTCCACGTAGCTGGGCTCCTGCGGCGCCGCCAGCAGGGGAACGAAGCCGGCCAGCAGCCGGTCCTCCTTCAGCTGCAGCGGCGTCAGCTCCTCGTCGCTCTCCGCCTCCTCCGTGTCCACCTTGTAGAGGGGCACCTCCCCGTGGTCCACCAGCGCCAGCGCGTTGCACAGGCGGGCCAGGCACTGCCACGTGTCCGGCCTGGAGCTGCCGAGGAAACGGGGGAGTCAGTGGAGACGGGAGCTCGGCGGGGGAAGGACGGGGAAGGACGGGGAAGGACGGGGAAGGAAGGGGAAGGACGGGGAAGGACGGGGAAGGACGGGGAAGGACGGGAAAGGACGGGAAAGGACGGGGAGGGCTCACTCCAGGCCGCGGGGCGGCGGGTTCCACTGCTCGGGGTGACCCAGCATCCAGTCCGACCACACCTTGACGGCCGGGAGGAGTTCGCGCAGTTCGCCGGGAAAAGCCGACGCCTTCAGCGGCTCCCGCTGGCCGCCCGCCGCTAAAAAGAGCACAAGTCTTTGGCATGCTTCCGTGCGGATGGCTTGGCGGGAGGCGGGGAGAGGGAACCGCCCTCCCCCCCGGCGGCCACGGCGGCGCCAGTTACCCGCGTCGGCCAGCGTCTCGGTGCAGCGTCGCACCAGGAGCGCGAACACGGCCAGTCCCAATGCCGTGCTCTGCTCCAGTAAGACGGAGCGATCGTCCCCGCCTCCTCCTTCGTCGCCTGATCCGTAGACGGACGGGAGGGTCACCGGGCGGGCTGGGCGTTTGGGGCGCACGCGTGCGGGTGTCCCACCTCGAGCCAGCGCGTTGTGCACGGCGAACATGTTGATGGTGACGATCTGCAGCAGCTGCGTGGCGCCCAGGACTGCCGGTCCGTGTCGGAGCAGCGCGCCCAACTCAGACAGGAGCCGCCGGGCCGCTCTGGGGAAGGACTCCATGCTGCGGGGGGAAGGGAAGGAgggaaggaagaaaggaaggcTTTCAGCCAGCCGGGCGGGGATGGCTTCCGAGCCATTCTCCCCGAGCACCTCCCAAACGGACTCACCCCACTTTAGTGAAGAGCTTTCCGTGCACGTGCATGAAACTCAGGATGAATCGTTTGTTGAGCTGAAaagaagaggggggggggagagcaAAAATGTGTGGCTCATTGGCCCCTCCCAGGTAAAAGGCAGCAACTGCCCAAGTTCAGATTGCGCCaggtgggcttttttttttttgcgcttttgGGCCGGGCCTCACCTCCCCGGCGGCCAGCACGCCCAGCTCGGCGTCCTGCTCCGAGTCGCGTGGGCCGGGGCGCAGCCAGACCTCGGAGCGCGCCCCGTCTTCGGCCCCGGCGCGGCCCCTGACGGCGGGGCCACCGGAGCCGCCGTCCCGCCGCtcctggcggcggcggcgctccaGCTGCTCCGCCTTGCGCTTGGCCTCCTCGAACAGACTCATCAGGCTCTCCTTGGCCGTCAAGATGGGATTGGACGCCGCCAGGCTGCGCATGTAGTAATACACGGCGTCCAGCTTGCGTttctggagggggggggggggtggcaaCGTCCGCTGAGCCGAGGGAAGCAGACGGCCGCCGGGCCGGAGGAACGCCGCGCCGGTCACTCACGGTGTAGACGGCCAGCAGGGCCAGCTGGTTGTACGGGCGGCCATTTTTGGGGGCGATCTGCTGGGCTTTCAGGTACCAGCTGAGAAATCCAGACGGAGCGTTTGGGACGGGCTCTCCGGCTGGCGGGGAAACGGCCGCGTGCGTACCTTCGAGCTTTGCCGTAGTTGGCCGTTTCCCCGGCTTGTTCCCGGTAGCGGGCGATGTCTCCTTGACAGATCAGGCAGCGCTGCGCGCTGATCAGCGCGTACTTGACCTGGTGGAGGAGCACAGGTTTTTACTTTCAAACAAtattcgtgtttttttttctttaaatgaaaaaaaaaaaaaaaaaaaaaacaacaatacccGGACTTTAAGACGTTAATTAGGAATGAGTCATGAGAAAAAGAACTCGCCCAAGGTCAAAGCCACATTTCGGAGAGCTAAACACACCTACCGTTTTGCGCAGCGGGCGCGCCCTGACGGCCACGCCGTCCATGTAGTCCTCCAGTTGAAATTGGTAGACCGTCTGCAGCTTATGGAGCAGAGCTTCAAAGAAGCGCGCCCCCTGGAGACCAGTCGTTAGTCAGCAGGCGCTCGCCATCTCGGCCGCGGGCGGCTTCACCTCGTCCAGCAGCGTCAGCAGAAGTTGGCGGATGCGCGGGTGCGCGTGTTCCTCGGCGGGATCCTTCAGCACCTGGCGAAAGCGCTCGATCACCTGGTAGAAGACGTTTTTCCAGAGGGCCtgctccacgccctggccgtCGGCCAGCTCGGCGTCGCTCAGGAGCACGCGCTCGTACACGGCCAGCAGCTCCGCCCTGCGGGGGGAGGGGACAGAAAGGGGGGACTTGGGTTAGAAGAGCGGCTGGCGGCCACCCGGCGCCGGACCCACCTGAGCCGGGCCATGCGCTCCAGCCCCTCGGCGCTGAGTCGGTCTCGCGACAGCAAGTTTCCCAGCTGGACCTCCTGGGCGTCGGCCGCCCGCAGAGCGCGACCCAGCTCGCCCCGGGCCCTCCgctccgcctcctccgccgTTGACGCGTGGCCCCCGTACGAGTGCGCACCGTCGCCCGCCGCCATTGCAAAGGCGTGCCGCTGGCCGGCGGCGTAGGGGTCGTCCGAGCGCTGGAACTTGTAGAAGGCCGGgggggtggcggcggcggcgggcggcggCGGATGTCCCGTCCCCGTTGCCGCCTCCTCTTCCGGGTCCAGAAAGTGCAATTGCGCGCCGGCCTGCGGGTAGACGCCCCGCGGGGGAGCGGGTCGCCGACCGGGGGCCAGGGCCGGCTTCCGCTCGGGATCGTTGGGGTCCCACAGCCGCCTGACGCCCCCGCCGCGGCCCCCTCGGGCTCTGGAGGCGCCGCCCGAAAGCAGCCGTCGGCCCCAATCCGGCGGATCGGACGCCTGGCCGCGGGATGGCAGCACCAGGATACCTGTTGGAAGGGCTCGGGGTGACGCACAGCGCGGCGTGggagcacgcacgcacgcacgcgccaAAAGCAATTTCCAAGCGCTCTACTAGAATTCCAAACACGGGGGCGGATCAACTAGGATCGACGACCCGTACGTGCTACGTACCTCCACCTCGGCCCCGGGGAGGAGGGCCACGTTGGCGGCATTCGCCGGgcgtgtggcttttctccggtgTCCGGCGGCCTTTGCTCCCCCTGGGCCCGCCGCCTTCCCCGGAGTCGTCCGACGAGCGCTCGCCGCTGCACGGGCGGGGCCGCGGACAAGGGGCGTCCGATTCGGAATGGCGCTCGGAGTCCGACTCGGCGCGCCGGCGCCGTTGACCTTGGCGTCGCTGGTTCCTTCGAGTTGCCGCCGGGGCCGGCGCCGCGCCCGGGTCGTCACCGTCGCGGCTCCTTCTCCGGCTCTCTCTGGGCCGCTTCTGTCGGGCCTCCTGGTCGGGCCCCGCGCCCCGGGCGGCGGCGGCTCTTCCCCGGGGGTTTTCCGGCGTCTTGGCGGCCCGCCTTCTGAGGCCGCGCCCCGTGGCCGCGTCGTCGTGGCCGCCTTTGGAATTGACGCTGAGGCGTCCCACTTTGCCAACGAGCGTCTCCACCGAGCGGCTTTCCTCCGACGTGGCCTTTTCCCGATCGTCGTGGTGGCGCTCGGCCTCTCGATGGTCGAGTGCGGAAGTCTTGTCCCTGGCCGAGGCCCCGTCGCCGTCTTTGCAGCGGCGGCTCCCGGGACGGTAAAACTCCCGGTCGGGTTTACGGGCCTTCTTGGGCTCACCGGCGGGATCTCGGCATTCCCGGCGGTCCCCGGGAAGCGTTGGGTCCCCCCGGGCCGTCTCTCCGACGGCGACTTTGCCGTTTTGGGGTCGGGGGCGCCGCGCCTGGGACGCCGGAGCGTCCGCGCCCCCCTCACCGTGGCGGCGGCCCGACCCAGCCGCCCGCTGGTAGCGTTGCAAGTCGGCGTGCCGCCAGTGCTTCTTGGCCACCCGTTGTTCTTCTGCGCTCAGagatggagaaagagagagagagagagagagagagagagagagagagagagagagagagagagagagagagagagagagagagagagagagagagagagagagagagaggacaaCAAGTTCATTGGTATTTATTCTCTATCCTTTGGCTTGACTGGCAACGCGCGATGATCGGCTTGAGTTACAACGCTATCTTTTTCACTCACAGGAGTCAACGCATTGCAAATCGGGCGAGGAGATAGGAGAGAGAGCGTTCGCCTGTCCGCTGCATacttccaaataaaaaatgactatcGTGATGTGTGCTTAGACAAAAGGTAATCAAGTCATCGGAATGGAAAACGCTTCTTTTCGAATGTGCTCCTACGATGATTGctttcattccatttttgttgtgatttgaTTGGAAAAGGTTACGTTTGGAGTTGTATTGATTTGCCAGCATACACTGCCCTCTCGTGGCAACTGTGAATACCACGGCCACATTGATCCCCCTCCCCTCAATAATATCGTGAACTATTATTGCTTACTTTTGACACGGTGCATCGTTTTCTAATTTCCtcctaaaaaaagaacaaaaaactcGTGACGCCGTCACATCTCACAAGGCGAACGCTTCGTTCCCTTTAACCGTGTTAGCGTGTCAAAATGTCAGAGGAAAACGTTTGGACAGCGTGAAAAGTCTGGaaaaggagggagagacagagagagagaaaggagtTTGCGTCTTTCGCTTCAGTTGAAAGTGGCCAACAAATGTCTTTTGACATCCCATTTTTGACGTGCTCGTGACACTGGTTTGTTTTAAAGGATTAGCCAACTTTCAAACGAACCAACGCTTGAGTATTTACTCGGCGTCGTTT
This portion of the Stigmatopora nigra isolate UIUO_SnigA chromosome 19, RoL_Snig_1.1, whole genome shotgun sequence genome encodes:
- the smg6 gene encoding telomerase-binding protein EST1A isoform X2; translated protein: MAEQLDRVRISAAELRVQGVATSDGSLDQEEQRVAKKHWRHADLQRYQRAAGSGRRHGEGGADAPASQARRPRPQNGKVAVGETARGDPTLPGDRRECRDPAGEPKKARKPDREFYRPGSRRCKDGDGASARDKTSALDHREAERHHDDREKATSEESRSVETLVGKVGRLSVNSKGGHDDAATGRGLRRRAAKTPENPRGRAAAARGAGPDQEARQKRPRESRRRSRDGDDPGAAPAPAATRRNQRRQGQRRRRAESDSERHSESDAPCPRPRPCSGERSSDDSGEGGGPRGSKGRRTPEKSHTPGECRQRGPPPRGRGGGILVLPSRGQASDPPDWGRRLLSGGASRARGGRGGGVRRLWDPNDPERKPALAPGRRPAPPRGVYPQAGAQLHFLDPEEEAATGTGHPPPPAAAATPPAFYKFQRSDDPYAAGQRHAFAMAAGDGAHSYGGHASTAEEAERRARGELGRALRAADAQEVQLGNLLSRDRLSAEGLERMARLRAELLAVYERVLLSDAELADGQGVEQALWKNVFYQVIERFRQVLKDPAEEHAHPRIRQLLLTLLDEGARFFEALLHKLQTVYQFQLEDYMDGVAVRARPLRKTVKYALISAQRCLICQGDIARYREQAGETANYGKARSWYLKAQQIAPKNGRPYNQLALLAVYTKRKLDAVYYYMRSLAASNPILTAKESLMSLFEEAKRKAEQLERRRRQERRDGGSGGPAVRGRAGAEDGARSEVWLRPGPRDSEQDAELGVLAAGELNKRFILSFMHVHGKLFTKVGMESFPRAARRLLSELGALLRHGPAVLGATQLLQIVTINMFAVHNALARGDEGGGGDDRSVLLEQSTALGLAVFALLVRRCTETLADAAAGGQREPLKASAFPGELRELLPAVKVWSDWMLGHPEQWNPPPRGLDSRPDTWQCLARLCNALALVDHGEVPLYKVDTEEAESDEELTPLQLKEDRLLAGFVPLLAAPQEPSYVDRRADTAIAADCKRVTVLKYFLEALCGQEEPLLAFKGGKYVSVAPSPPGAASPDAGRHSPSDKEGDEASAESSEEEDGEDDEEEEDDATAEDGPSDIKLLKARRHALANELAQQQKRQQKIEAVLRTSRQLQLEVRPLFLVPDTNGFIDHLAALQALLRCGSYIVVVPLIVITELDGLAKGQDASGGGGGAYVRGVQEKARRAVLFLEEAFEAREPRLRALTSRGSQLESIAFRSEDTSGQQGNNDDVILSCCLHYCQDKAKDFMPDQKNGTVRLQREVVLLTDDRNLRVKALTRNVPVRDIPAFVGWAKVG
- the pwwp2a gene encoding PWWP domain-containing protein 2A, encoding MAAVATEPGAAAIRSTAPATSDDGSPEPGSGPVPEEAPEAEAESAAELCGLAAEDGEYADGEESRHVGLTAKPELQREPGKVQDEAPGDQVTPNRSCAERLSPGVGGSAQTAQRSTTTIASSSSSSSMVVAAAAAQPKPSSSAVFLHSFPAPPPPAGAEAGLSAAEAAEPSTDGAERGRAYAAVGQDAISDVPEEGGGPRRGSSEPDVKPAQASASPSADTSCLPRLVGGVQVQAQDLNLSLGSEVRVSLDHVIDDALVVSFRLGEKLFSGVLMDVSKRFGPYGIPVTPFPPRRDGARRAASPEPEAAGQEDAAPPRPPKEPPLFQEGAPYPPPLFIRDTYNQALPQPPPRKIKRPKRRYRCEEPTSIMNAIKLRPRQVLCDKCKGATGGRRVGPPDPRAEEASRRRKATEGPVSAEVKRLRSDRGPDRRALSSARLKLNSKKTPPPAKGNDGGGGGGGGGGGGKRSARSAQPSRNSEPPTAPSLGQSGEGGGKALTRAAALQKVHFTRRLQQLSAALNGPALPPRMRLKPQRYRTDESQAPPSPPPPSPPPPSARPPSSPAELDDARGGPQPLSWPSVAPPASLCAAPEERGGAGERADVSEGLSPPPSAGHGEGERPKRRRKSSTSSSSSSSSTSSSSVLSKSVSKCQLPDGRAVCVGDIVWAKIYGFPWWPARVLAMTVARRADGDGEGNGEGNGEGNGEGNGEGNGEGNADGVGEGSGNGAGRREARVSWFGSPTTSFLPLAQLSPFLESFQSRFDRKRKGPYRRAISEAASAAKQLTPEVRALLTQFET
- the smg6 gene encoding telomerase-binding protein EST1A isoform X1 gives rise to the protein MAEQLDRVRISAAELRVQGVATSDGSLDQEEQRVAKKHWRHADLQRYQRAAGSGRRHGEGGADAPASQARRPRPQNGKVAVGETARGDPTLPGDRRECRDPAGEPKKARKPDREFYRPGSRRCKDGDGASARDKTSALDHREAERHHDDREKATSEESRSVETLVGKVGRLSVNSKGGHDDAATGRGLRRRAAKTPENPRGRAAAARGAGPDQEARQKRPRESRRRSRDGDDPGAAPAPAATRRNQRRQGQRRRRAESDSERHSESDAPCPRPRPCSGERSSDDSGEGGGPRGSKGRRTPEKSHTPGECRQRGPPPRGRGGGILVLPSRGQASDPPDWGRRLLSGGASRARGGRGGGVRRLWDPNDPERKPALAPGRRPAPPRGVYPQAGAQLHFLDPEEEAATGTGHPPPPAAAATPPAFYKFQRSDDPYAAGQRHAFAMAAGDGAHSYGGHASTAEEAERRARGELGRALRAADAQEVQLGNLLSRDRLSAEGLERMARLRAELLAVYERVLLSDAELADGQGVEQALWKNVFYQVIERFRQVLKDPAEEHAHPRIRQLLLTLLDEGARFFEALLHKLQTVYQFQLEDYMDGVAVRARPLRKTVKYALISAQRCLICQGDIARYREQAGETANYGKARSWYLKAQQIAPKNGRPYNQLALLAVYTKRKLDAVYYYMRSLAASNPILTAKESLMSLFEEAKRKAEQLERRRRQERRDGGSGGPAVRGRAGAEDGARSEVWLRPGPRDSEQDAELGVLAAGELNKRFILSFMHVHGKLFTKVGMESFPRAARRLLSELGALLRHGPAVLGATQLLQIVTINMFAVHNALARGDEGGGGDDRSVLLEQSTALGLAVFALLVRRCTETLADAAAGGQREPLKASAFPGELRELLPAVKVWSDWMLGHPEQWNPPPRGLDSRPDTWQCLARLCNALALVDHGEVPLYKVDTEEAESDEELTPLQLKEDRLLAGFVPLLAAPQEPSYVDRRADTAIAADCKRVTVLKYFLEALCGQEEPLLAFKGGKYVSVAPSPPGAASPDAGRHSPSDKEVSERPICSAFADDADVHRGSGQGDEASAESSEEEDGEDDEEEEDDATAEDGPSDIKLLKARRHALANELAQQQKRQQKIEAVLRTSRQLQLEVRPLFLVPDTNGFIDHLAALQALLRCGSYIVVVPLIVITELDGLAKGQDASGGGGGAYVRGVQEKARRAVLFLEEAFEAREPRLRALTSRGSQLESIAFRSEDTSGQQGNNDDVILSCCLHYCQDKAKDFMPDQKNGTVRLQREVVLLTDDRNLRVKALTRNVPVRDIPAFVGWAKVG